Within the Pseudomonas orientalis genome, the region AGCCGCAGTGACCGGCCCGGCCAACCTTGATCGGCTGACCCAGCCGGGACGCAACTTTGCGATCAACCTGATCTGGGACATCTGAGGAAACCTGCCGCACCTCGCCGCGATGATCGTGCGGCGAGGTGAGGATTTTTTACTGTGCCGCGTCTCCCTGTTCGTCTAGTTGATAACCGCTCTCTTTAGAGCCACAAGGCGCTACCCCCCTCAAGGATTTTTTCATGACCGCATCTCCTACCGCAGAACGTCCAGCCCTGCGCTCCCAGCGCCTGAACCAGATCACCCATGAGCCGCACACCAGGCTCGACGCACTGGTCAAGGCGCACGCCCCGTTTGAGACCCAGGCCAACTTCGCCCGCTTCGTGGTGGCGCAGTACCTGTTCCAATCGGAGCTGGTCGCGCTGTACAACGATGCCGAACTGAACCGGATCATCCCGGACCTGGCCGAGCGCTGCCGCGCAGAAGCCGCCAGACTCGACCTGGGCGACCTCGACACCGACGTACCCGCGCCGATCGCCGGTGCCGTGAGCAACCCGGACAAGGCCCAAGCCCTGGGCTGGCTGTTCGTCTCCGAGGGCTCCAAACTGGGCGCCGCCTTCCTGATCAAACGGGCCGTGGGCCTGGGCCTGAGCGAAACCTTCGGTGCCCGCCACCTGGGCGAACCGGCGGGCGGTCGCGCCGAGGGCTGGAAACGCTTCACTCGCATCCTCGACGGCCTGCAGTTCAGCGCCGAAGAAGAAGCCGCGGTGGAAAAAGGCGCAATCGATGCGTTTGTACGCTTCACCGTATTGCTGGAACAGGCGTACGCTACGGCCCCTGAACTGGCCTGACCTACTGATTGAAATGCAATCAACTGTGGGAGGGGGCTTGCCCCCTCCCACAGTTGGAACGCATTTCACATTGTTTTTCTGTGATAACCCTACCTATGACCGGCAAAACCCAATCCACCTCCAGGATCGCACAGATCCTCTACGGCCTGCTGGCCTACGTCAGCCTGGGGATCGGCCTGGTGGCGATTGT harbors:
- a CDS encoding biliverdin-producing heme oxygenase, which encodes MTASPTAERPALRSQRLNQITHEPHTRLDALVKAHAPFETQANFARFVVAQYLFQSELVALYNDAELNRIIPDLAERCRAEAARLDLGDLDTDVPAPIAGAVSNPDKAQALGWLFVSEGSKLGAAFLIKRAVGLGLSETFGARHLGEPAGGRAEGWKRFTRILDGLQFSAEEEAAVEKGAIDAFVRFTVLLEQAYATAPELA